The following proteins are encoded in a genomic region of Candidatus Diapherotrites archaeon:
- a CDS encoding homoserine kinase, translating to MDKARAFAPATIANAGPGFDVFGLCLERPGDFVEAKRTSEKGVRISAIKGDNGRLAKDVNRNTAGIAARLVLEQLGLNDVGIEISLEKNMPLGSGLGSSGASAVAAAVAVNALFGNKLKREEMVFACAKAEEAVSGFHADNVAPSLLGGFVLVKSYSPLSAVKIGCLENAFFSVATPDFELPTKKARAVLPKEIPLNEAISNWANTALMVHALHTQNINLFGEAVNDAVVEPRRASLIPGFYDVKKSALEAGALGCSISGAGPSVFCVAENKAVAERAAKAMQEAFYKNGMESGAVVSKMNAKGAAVL from the coding sequence ATGGACAAGGCAAGGGCTTTCGCGCCGGCAACGATTGCAAACGCCGGCCCGGGCTTCGACGTTTTCGGCTTATGCCTTGAAAGGCCCGGCGACTTTGTCGAGGCAAAACGCACAAGCGAAAAAGGCGTCCGCATCTCAGCCATCAAAGGCGACAATGGCAGGCTTGCGAAAGACGTGAACAGGAATACTGCCGGCATTGCCGCAAGGCTTGTCCTCGAACAGCTCGGCTTGAATGATGTTGGCATTGAAATTTCGCTTGAAAAAAACATGCCTTTGGGCAGCGGCCTCGGAAGTTCCGGCGCATCAGCCGTGGCGGCGGCAGTAGCGGTCAACGCGCTGTTCGGCAACAAACTCAAACGCGAGGAAATGGTTTTTGCCTGCGCGAAAGCGGAAGAAGCTGTTTCCGGTTTCCACGCAGACAATGTCGCGCCCTCGCTTCTCGGCGGATTTGTCTTGGTGAAAAGCTATTCCCCGCTTTCCGCAGTGAAAATCGGCTGCCTTGAAAACGCGTTCTTTTCGGTTGCCACGCCTGACTTCGAGCTGCCGACAAAAAAAGCGAGGGCTGTCTTGCCGAAAGAGATTCCATTGAACGAGGCGATTTCCAATTGGGCGAACACCGCCTTGATGGTGCACGCGCTTCACACGCAAAACATTAATCTTTTCGGCGAGGCAGTCAATGATGCGGTAGTCGAACCGCGCCGCGCTTCCCTCATTCCAGGCTTTTACGACGTGAAAAAATCCGCGCTTGAAGCGGGCGCGCTTGGTTGCAGCATTTCAGGGGCGGGGCCAAGCGTTTTCTGCGTTGCGGAAAACAAGGCGGTTGCGGAACGCGCGGCGAAGGCCATGCAAGAGGCGTTTTACAAAAACGGCATGGAAAGCGGCGCGGTTGTTTCAAAGATGAATGCGAAGGGCGCGGCGGTTTTATGA
- a CDS encoding threonine synthase, whose protein sequence is MVLKCFDCGKEYPATEERCECDCKGLLDVVHDLEAAKEVVSRELFEKRVGSKAYPYGSGVWRYKEIIHPLIPDDKVISILEGNTSIHFGEQVRHYVGLKNFFLKAQGENPTGSFKDNGMTVAVSHANFLGIKAIACASTGNTSASLAAYAAAESLKGVIFVPKGNIAYGKLSQALAYGIKTVQIDGNFDEALNFLLENAKELGLYVVNSINPYRIEGQKSIAFELCQQMNWEIPDWVVVPGGNLGNSSAIGKGFRELEELGLTAKVPRLAVVQAHGSNPFYRLWSENGENLTPIKDPKTIATAIKIGNPVSWKKSLREVRHSKGVVEEVSDQEIMDAKAMVDATGIGCEPASACSVAGAKKLVEKGIIKPDEIVVGILTGNLLKDPDATVNYHLGQLEGIKPRFPNKPVSAKPDIKDVQKAIGFAKELVQTA, encoded by the coding sequence ATGGTCCTCAAATGCTTTGACTGCGGAAAGGAATATCCCGCAACGGAAGAAAGGTGCGAATGCGACTGCAAGGGATTGCTTGACGTTGTGCACGACCTGGAAGCCGCAAAAGAGGTTGTTTCAAGGGAACTGTTTGAAAAGCGCGTCGGCAGCAAGGCATATCCTTACGGTTCGGGCGTCTGGCGCTACAAGGAAATAATCCACCCGCTCATTCCCGACGACAAGGTCATTTCCATTCTTGAAGGCAACACAAGCATTCATTTCGGCGAACAGGTGAGGCATTACGTCGGCCTCAAAAATTTTTTCCTGAAAGCGCAGGGAGAAAACCCGACCGGCAGTTTCAAGGACAACGGCATGACCGTCGCGGTATCGCATGCAAACTTTTTGGGCATAAAGGCGATTGCGTGCGCGTCAACAGGCAACACTTCGGCTTCATTGGCGGCGTATGCCGCGGCGGAAAGCCTCAAAGGCGTCATTTTCGTGCCCAAAGGCAACATTGCGTACGGCAAACTGTCGCAGGCCCTCGCTTACGGCATCAAAACCGTGCAGATCGACGGCAATTTCGACGAAGCGCTTAACTTCCTGCTGGAAAACGCAAAAGAACTCGGCCTTTACGTCGTCAATTCCATAAACCCTTACCGCATAGAAGGCCAGAAATCAATTGCCTTCGAGCTTTGCCAGCAGATGAACTGGGAAATTCCTGACTGGGTTGTGGTTCCAGGCGGAAACCTCGGCAATTCTTCCGCAATCGGCAAGGGATTCCGCGAACTCGAAGAATTGGGCCTGACAGCCAAAGTGCCAAGGCTTGCGGTAGTGCAGGCGCACGGCTCGAACCCGTTTTACAGGCTCTGGTCGGAAAACGGCGAAAACCTCACGCCCATAAAAGACCCGAAAACAATTGCGACCGCAATCAAAATCGGCAACCCCGTTTCGTGGAAAAAATCCTTGCGCGAAGTCAGGCACAGCAAAGGCGTTGTAGAAGAGGTGTCCGACCAGGAAATCATGGATGCAAAGGCAATGGTTGACGCAACCGGAATCGGCTGCGAACCCGCTTCCGCCTGCTCTGTTGCGGGCGCGAAAAAACTGGTCGAAAAGGGAATCATAAAGCCCGATGAAATTGTTGTCGGCATACTCACGGGCAACCTTTTGAAGGATCCGGATGCGACAGTCAACTATCATCTGGGCCAGCTTGAAGGCATAAAGCCAAGGTTCCCGAACAAGCCGGTTTCAGCGAAGCCCGACATAAAAGACGTGCAAAAAGCGATCGGGTTTGCCAAAGAATTGGTGCAAACCGCCTGA